One segment of Desulfovibrio inopinatus DSM 10711 DNA contains the following:
- a CDS encoding ATP-binding protein, with protein sequence MDSKSESHHLPDCCTHVRDELLNAQQNIEFLLSSISSLLISVDIEDRITRWNKSSEVVFDLSAADVIGKPFTECGIEWAWERVLEGIYRCRETFTAQRVDDVWFRRKNGTDGLLGVTINPLIGTASKKSGFVLLGADITDIRAKETMATHEQKMLSIGQLAAGIAHEINTPIQYVGDNLQFLRESFEHIVSLLGLYDTLLQATRHNAELTELVAKVDSASEEADLEYLFEEVPLALQQSIEGVERVGKIVLSMKQFSHPGHEEMTLLDINAALENTATVSRNEWKYVSDLELDLDPDLPFVPVLPGELHQVFLNLILNAAHAIEELNPRNSGRKGKIVVQTRAFEDIVEIRISDTGAGIPEHVRHRIFDPFFTTKKIGKGTGQGLAISHAVIVKKHKGTIGFETESGKGTTFILRLPRGGH encoded by the coding sequence ATGGACTCAAAATCAGAATCACACCATCTGCCCGATTGCTGCACACATGTTCGTGATGAATTATTGAATGCGCAACAAAATATTGAATTTCTTCTTTCATCTATCAGCTCTCTTCTTATTAGTGTCGATATTGAAGACCGGATTACCCGGTGGAACAAAAGCTCTGAAGTTGTATTTGATCTGAGCGCGGCAGATGTCATAGGGAAGCCATTCACTGAATGTGGTATTGAGTGGGCGTGGGAACGAGTCCTTGAAGGGATATATCGTTGTCGGGAGACCTTTACAGCACAACGTGTTGATGATGTTTGGTTTCGGCGGAAAAATGGAACGGACGGTCTTTTGGGAGTGACTATCAATCCGCTCATCGGGACTGCATCGAAGAAGTCCGGATTTGTTTTGCTTGGGGCGGATATCACCGATATTCGTGCAAAAGAGACGATGGCGACGCATGAGCAGAAAATGTTGTCTATCGGGCAACTTGCTGCCGGTATTGCACACGAAATTAATACCCCCATCCAATATGTTGGCGATAATCTCCAGTTTTTACGCGAAAGTTTTGAGCATATTGTTTCTCTCCTCGGACTCTACGATACCTTACTCCAGGCGACACGCCACAATGCAGAGTTAACCGAACTCGTCGCAAAGGTTGACTCGGCGAGTGAGGAGGCTGACCTTGAGTATCTCTTCGAAGAAGTTCCGCTTGCATTACAGCAGTCCATTGAAGGCGTAGAACGAGTGGGGAAGATTGTTTTATCTATGAAACAATTTTCTCATCCCGGTCATGAAGAAATGACATTACTTGATATCAACGCCGCACTCGAGAATACCGCTACGGTGTCTCGTAATGAATGGAAATATGTATCTGATTTGGAGCTTGACCTTGATCCGGATCTTCCGTTTGTTCCGGTGCTGCCCGGAGAACTCCATCAGGTCTTTTTGAACCTCATCCTCAATGCTGCTCATGCCATCGAAGAATTGAATCCACGGAACTCTGGACGAAAAGGAAAGATCGTCGTTCAAACAAGAGCTTTTGAAGATATCGTGGAGATTCGTATCTCGGATACCGGGGCCGGTATCCCAGAGCATGTTCGCCATCGTATTTTTGATCCTTTTTTTACGACGAAGAAGATTGGCAAGGGCACAGGGCAGGGGTTAGCCATCAGCCATGCTGTTATTGTAAAAAAACATAAGGGAACTATCGGATTTGAAACCGAATCCGGAAAAGGTACAACCTTTATTCTTCGTCTTCCCCGTGGTGGACATTGA
- a CDS encoding pseudouridine synthase codes for MVKKIPDSSLRICLGQSDEGRRLDQVLALLVPEMGLRGRRRLIDSGRVYLDGILRNKAYKVHAGQVLSLDSPEEPAQHETFEILHQTDDYAALIKPVGVHCQTLAGKIGPTMEQALAHLFPHTQARLLNRLDRDTSGIVMVGLHDAAQDTFRRDEQACRVEKQYMAVVDGHVAAPLCLRALLDTADRKRTRIGQEDGDDPARFTYVLPFSYVQDDRISLVSVCIFQGARHQIRAHLAYAGHPLINDVLYEGPSRSVFGESSSHFWLHHQRITLPGFQTECPIPWTWWDELKT; via the coding sequence TTGGTAAAAAAAATTCCTGATTCTTCTCTACGCATTTGCCTCGGCCAGTCCGACGAGGGTCGTCGTCTGGACCAGGTGTTGGCTCTCCTCGTTCCCGAGATGGGATTGCGTGGCCGACGTCGGCTTATTGATTCCGGTCGGGTTTATCTTGATGGCATACTACGGAACAAAGCATATAAAGTGCATGCTGGCCAGGTGCTTTCGCTTGACTCTCCAGAAGAGCCAGCGCAGCACGAGACTTTCGAAATACTCCATCAAACCGACGATTATGCGGCGTTGATCAAGCCCGTTGGAGTCCATTGTCAGACGTTGGCCGGTAAAATTGGCCCCACAATGGAGCAGGCGTTAGCGCATCTCTTTCCTCATACCCAAGCTCGACTTCTTAATCGTCTTGATCGGGATACTTCCGGCATTGTTATGGTTGGGTTGCATGACGCCGCGCAGGATACGTTTCGTCGGGATGAACAAGCATGTAGAGTGGAGAAGCAGTACATGGCGGTCGTTGATGGTCATGTCGCGGCTCCGCTGTGTCTTCGTGCGCTTCTCGATACGGCGGATCGAAAGCGAACGAGAATTGGCCAAGAAGACGGGGATGACCCCGCTCGTTTTACGTATGTTCTTCCATTCTCCTATGTACAAGATGATCGTATAAGTCTCGTTTCTGTGTGTATTTTCCAAGGCGCACGTCACCAGATTCGTGCGCATCTTGCGTATGCAGGACATCCGCTGATCAATGATGTCTTATATGAAGGTCCTTCACGGTCGGTTTTCGGGGAATCTTCATCGCATTTCTGGTTGCATCACCAGCGCATTACTCTTCCTGGATTTCAGACTGAATGTCCTATACCGTGGACGTGGTGGGATGAATTAAAGACCTGA